In Anoplopoma fimbria isolate UVic2021 breed Golden Eagle Sablefish chromosome 7, Afim_UVic_2022, whole genome shotgun sequence, the DNA window AGCGTCTGTCTTTCATATGTTATGAAGGTAGGACTTATTAAAATCCCCCTTTGTTGTTCCCTCTTGTCTCAGCACTGACCCCGAAATGCAGCTTTTCTCATTGAAGTTGTTTTTTCGgactttaacataaaaaaagaatacaaccATACACAGAAAGTGGCTCAGTAAACGTACCATATACATCGTTGTCACATGAGGACCATGACGGCCTGACaattcataaatcataaaaagcaTTAGAGCAAaagtgttgcttttttaaaatgcgGGTCAACATTGGGAATTTTTATTTGAGGTCTTGTGTAGTGTTACGACTTTAGTAACCCGCtaatttaaacacaacacatgcaGGGATTTATACTTTAATTGTACTTATTCAGAATATACTTTGTGGATATCGTTGCTTCTTTGCTGATTAACAATCTTCCCCTTATTTTCCAACGAAGATCGTTTTATTGGCCAAGCCAATGTGACCAAAATCACTAATGAGAGTGTTGTTCTCACATGGCAACCCGGGCCCGGCACCATCAGCCGTTACCGCGTCAAAGTCAAAGAGCTCAAAACGATCGAGACCAACAGTTTGACCTACGACCTTGTCAGCCTGATGGCAGGCACCTGCTACTCCGTCCAGGTGTTCCCTGTTAAATGTGAGAGAGACCTCAACCCGCAGGAGGTCGTCTTCTACACCAGTGAGTTTgtctccttttgtaaaatatgactgCATCAAAATTAtactttaacttgttttttccacTTATCACTTGGTAAACAAGGTCCTTCTGTgattccctctctcttttttttcagcaccAAACAAAGTAGAAAACCTTAAGGTCATCAACGTGACAGAAACCTCAGTCTCCCTGAGCTGGAACAAACCAGCTGGAAACGTGTCTTTCTATCTTATTAAGGTCGAGGGTGATAAGCCTATTCGAAGTGACACAGAGGGCAAAGAAGTCGGCAGTTTGATACCCGGACAGCGTTACACATTCACTGTCCTCTCAGGAGTCGCAGATAATAAGACACATAGTGAAGAGTCCAACATCACACAACACACCAGTGAGTTTATACCACATGAAACTTCTCACGGATAAATGGATTTTAATGCCTGACAGAAAGCTGCGTTTTACACTTAATGCACTTTTAAAATTGTATGTAATTTAGAAGAGAGATTGTAACAGGAAGTACAAGGTATAAATGAGACCAGTGAAAGCACATCTGAAACTTGTTTAAGGTCATATGTGGAAAAAGTTTACAGCTGCTTATTTGTTTCTCACACAACATCAAATTCAAATGAGCGTAGGCAAATTAGAGCCACGTCTGAACCGAACAGTGACACCTGTGAGATTGTTCCTGATATGTTTGTCTATTCATCTGTGTTTCAGAGCCCGGCAGAGTGTCTAACCTGGGTGTGTATGAGAATACCAAAAACTCGCTGCTGCTTAGCTGGATGAAACCTGAAGGACACTACACAGGTTTCAGGGTGAAGGCCATGACGGACAGTAATGAGTATGTATTTGTAGATGGATAGTCCAGAATGTAATTGCTTCATATACTTTTAAAttcaggtatatttatttctgtttttagccatgctagctgccATGTCGGTCGGTCCAcctctgaaatatttcaacaatatttcatcatTCATGGTTGCCAGCTGATAAATCCTAATGACTTAgagcattattaaaaaatgaatacagccagacaaaatctaattttatttttttcaagttatgttatgttaatcatcaaatgttttaatctcttttattttatcttatttggTTTCATAATAAAATGTGCTGTATATAAAGCTGCCTTTGCTTGCTTTGCCCTGAAACATAACCACTTTATTTAGAAGTAAAACTTAAAGTGAGCACTTCCAAATGTTGGTAGCAATAATGGCGTTAAAACAGTCTCACAAGTATTCACAAGCAGTTGCGTGTCACACTAAATTCAACAGCAGGAAAGACCAAGCGCTCAACAATAGTTGGTGTTAATGCAACATTTATGGATGCCGCTGTTGTCTGATAGCAGAGACGGTTCAGaaaggtacattacattacagtcatttagcagacgcttttatccaaagcgacttacagtcagtagtatattacatatcattcacccattcacacactgatgacaggctaccatcaaggtgccaccatcagaccaCACCAAGCCTCCGGGAGccacttggggttaagtgtcttgcccaaggacatatCAACTAcattgctctccactacgccatagCCGCCATAGGTATTCAGTATTCTTTGTCCATAGATACAGAAACATATAACAGTAAATGCTGCAACTGCAATTTGATGTGCATGTGCACATCCACCATATTGGAGCAGTCAAGATCTGctagtaaagtaaaataagttatttCTGCATTGTGTTTTACGAGTTTTTGGAGTTTAGTTGTTATGCAAGTGTTGATGGAtagttttctctttctttttaatttccaaATCTGTCTGATCTGAGTTTTGTTCAATCTGTACGATCATCCGACTGCTCAGGTTTTATTTCTGACCTTTGAATGGTCGGAATTTAAGCGGTTTTGCTGCATAGAAATAGGAGTGATGACCCAAACTACAAAGATAAgacccaagttgtaataaacaacccaagttgtaataaactggtattatctgttatttttcttctgccTGCCACAGTTTGAACCAAGTTAATGCTTCTCTTCCTAACAGCGAGTTGTTTCATCAAAACGTGACCAAAACAGAGGTGACAGTAACAGGACTGCCAATGAGCACCAAGATAACCCTCAGTGTGACAGCACTGACAGCCAGTGACACTCTGGAAGGAGACACTGTCACTGTCGTCAACTACACCGGTAACTCTGAGCTAATGCTTTAGCCTCTCTTGTTGGTCGATtgctttaaagaaacaaaacaaaaactctgtCCTGCTGTGTTGAATATATCACTAATCAGACTTTGTGACTCTTGCAAAGCTCCTGGACCAATTTCAGACCTGGTCCTGGGCACAGAATCTAGCTCCATCCACGCCAGTTGGAAGTCACCTGGGGGGAATTCTTTATCTTTCACTGTCGAGCTCCAGCTGGATGGCAAACATGAGTGCACAGTATCAAATCTCACTGAACCCATGATGTACTTTTACAATCTGAAGGCTGCAGCCAATTACACAGTGATCGTCAGCACCTTTAGTGGACATCTCGAAGGCCCGCAAGACAGTTCCTCCAGTTTCACCAGTGAGTCACTTTGGCGCTCGTTGTAGTTTCTCCAGTTGTATTTTCTCcatatgtgtgtttaaagtaATTATTCTTAATTTGACAATATCAGTGGTTACTGGTAACAGCAAGTGTGATTCAGTAAACAGTGAGGCTGATAtcagtgacaaaaaaattaaaaacagtttggCTGGATGACATATTGCACAGCTTCCTGTGAATCCCTTGTGCCTGCAGGGAATATCGGACTCCGccactaataaataataatactactatataGAGACTTATTAACAGAATGTAAATGCATCAAATGgctgttgttttaaaaaggccAACCATTAAAAAGTTTTACAAATAGTGTAGgattcatgaaaatatataactttaaaATCTGTTACTACAATCTTTgatcaaaatatatatgaaacaaTTATGATGAAAATCTTTTGACTGACAATCACTaccctctcttcttttttccagAGCTGGTGCCGCCTTCTAATGCCAGCGTAATTTCCTCTGATAAAAACCAGATCTCCTTCCAGTGGACTCCCCCTGACAACACAGCAAAAGTCCATTACAGGGTCCAACTCAGCGCCAGCTTCTGGGGCTACAACCAGTCCAAGGTTTTGCATGACGAAACCAAACACACGTTTGTCAACTTGAAATCAGGAACTAAGTACGACTTTGAAGTGCGCACATTGTTGAATGAAGATTTAAGTGATGCAGCAGTTGTGTCACATTGTACAGGTGAGACTCTCTTTTGCCCATTAGCAGCTAACTGTGTTACTTTGTTGCTACGTTTTTTCCAAGCATACCATAAGTTTTATATACTTACTCTCACACAACAGTGGGATTTCTGTATGCTGAGAATATAAGACTTAAAATGGTCTTGGAAAAAAACCCTTTGGTGCGTTTAAGGAAACTTTGAGGTTTTCAGAGCAACCTGTTCAAAAGAATTGCATTCACATGTTATAAGAATTTGgggttatttattaaaaaggttgCAGTAAACTCTCAAATTTAAGGTTTCAGAGCTTCCTTTTCAAAACAGCACCTACTTGTAACTAGAGCAAGACTGATACTCAAATTTATAAGCTAACATTCAGAAGATATTTGTTtttggacagaaacacacaacacaaaaggTGCAAGAAAAACACCTGGTGACGTGTTTTAATTTTCATGGGCATGATGTATTTTTCCAAATGCATATTTTTACAGGTTGAATGAGAGTGCCTCTTTGTTTTAGCTTCCTCTTCACACATCTAACAGTCTCGCTTTGTTCCCCAGAATCAGAGAAAAGGGAAATCAGTCTGTCTATGATGTGCTCATCAGCTACATCCCTCCTCTGTGATGAAACCACCACAAGGGACGATGTATTTGAGCAGGTATGTCAATCACCACatgggcaaaaacaaaaaactgtgtttGAGAAGTAAACTTAGTAAGCTAAAGGTTGCTTTATTCTACAAATACTCTTCACTTCTCTTCTAAAATAGACTGGAGTATGTGTTATAAGACCTGtctcagtttgttgttttatgaataCAGTTGCTTTGTCCAGTGTTTGTCCATAaacagcttgtgtttgtgtgttttgttgcagtTAAAAAACCATTTCGGAGAGCTATTGGGGGACAGTATTGTCTGGAAACTCGAGAAGCGGGTAATTGAAAGCAAAGGAGCAA includes these proteins:
- the LOC129093181 gene encoding receptor-type tyrosine-protein phosphatase eta-like translates to MGKFSAEQDYFFRDWRNLTWDEARNHCQVCFKELVTVTPVNIKAISQNLTSDCWVGLRKNFSTTNHSSMPWSHWADGEPLIFQNWYPATETASSDSDRDSASDSDSDRDSVSDSDSDRDSVSVTATETETASASETATSTNFTGLWESNTQIKTPTTAAPTMPVESDCVCSSMLPPEVSETTVNFTEDSCVAMLSFGAWVEKNCFERLSFICYEDRFIGQANVTKITNESVVLTWQPGPGTISRYRVKVKELKTIETNSLTYDLVSLMAGTCYSVQVFPVKCERDLNPQEVVFYTTPNKVENLKVINVTETSVSLSWNKPAGNVSFYLIKVEGDKPIRSDTEGKEVGSLIPGQRYTFTVLSGVADNKTHSEESNITQHTKPGRVSNLGVYENTKNSLLLSWMKPEGHYTGFRVKAMTDSNDELFHQNVTKTEVTVTGLPMSTKITLSVTALTASDTLEGDTVTVVNYTAPGPISDLVLGTESSSIHASWKSPGGNSLSFTVELQLDGKHECTVSNLTEPMMYFYNLKAAANYTVIVSTFSGHLEGPQDSSSSFTKLVPPSNASVISSDKNQISFQWTPPDNTAKVHYRVQLSASFWGYNQSKVLHDETKHTFVNLKSGTKYDFEVRTLLNEDLSDAAVVSHCTESEKREISLSMMCSSATSLLCDETTTRDDVFEQLKNHFGELLGDSIVWKLEKRVIESKGAIET